In Dehalococcoidia bacterium, a genomic segment contains:
- a CDS encoding glucose 1-dehydrogenase yields the protein MRLEGKAAIVTGGAAGIGRAICELFASEGARVVVADIDRDGGQQTVDLISDAGGTATFVATDVSNEPEVERLVEAAVDAYGEVNVLVNDAAAFVFGTVEQASDADWQRVLGVNVLGPTYTVKHVLPHMRNVGGGSIVNIASVSSFIAQPAFVPYNTSKGALLQLTRCLALDLAPDNIRVNCVCPGAILTQATEQHRQFTGEEREQFLADAANSNFMKRFGQPSEIAYGALFLASDESSFMTGQPLVIDGGATAQ from the coding sequence ATGAGGCTCGAAGGCAAGGCTGCAATAGTAACCGGCGGCGCAGCGGGAATTGGAAGGGCAATCTGCGAGCTGTTCGCCTCTGAAGGAGCAAGGGTCGTAGTAGCAGACATCGACCGGGACGGTGGTCAGCAGACTGTTGACCTCATCAGCGACGCGGGGGGCACAGCAACGTTCGTCGCCACAGACGTGTCGAACGAACCCGAGGTCGAAAGGCTGGTCGAAGCCGCAGTGGACGCCTATGGGGAAGTGAACGTCCTGGTGAACGACGCGGCGGCGTTCGTGTTCGGCACGGTCGAGCAGGCCTCTGACGCAGACTGGCAGCGGGTACTGGGCGTCAACGTACTGGGGCCCACGTACACGGTCAAGCACGTTCTGCCCCACATGCGTAATGTCGGGGGCGGCTCCATCGTGAACATAGCATCAGTGTCGAGCTTTATCGCGCAGCCTGCGTTCGTCCCATACAACACGTCAAAGGGGGCGCTGCTTCAGCTCACGCGCTGCCTCGCCCTGGATCTCGCACCGGACAACATACGGGTCAACTGCGTCTGTCCGGGCGCGATCCTCACGCAGGCGACCGAACAGCATCGCCAGTTCACCGGCGAGGAACGCGAGCAGTTCCTGGCGGACGCGGCGAACTCCAACTTCATGAAGAGATTCGGCCAACCCTCGGAGATCGCCTACGGCGCGCTGTTCCTGGCGTCCGACGAGTCGTCATTCATGACGGGTCAGCCCCTGGTGATAGACGGAGGCGCGACCGCCCAGTGA